The Micromonospora sp. M71_S20 genome has a window encoding:
- a CDS encoding gamma-glutamyl-gamma-aminobutyrate hydrolase family protein, protein MSRPLIGITAYVEPVGWGVWRDVPAVLVPEAYVRAVTAAGGRAVVLPPDDRDADVLRVLGGLVLAGGADVDPARYGQLPAPRTESRPERDAGELALLTAALETDLPVLGVCRGMQLLAVAAGGSLHQHLPDLVGHDLHRPAPGVYGGHGVRFAPGSLAATVMAGVGRVNSYHHQAVADPGRLTATGWSDDGVVEAVEDPHRPFLLGVQWHPENEPDPRPIAALVGAAREGRAALARR, encoded by the coding sequence GTGAGCCGGCCACTGATCGGGATCACCGCGTACGTCGAGCCGGTCGGCTGGGGGGTGTGGCGGGACGTGCCGGCGGTGCTGGTGCCCGAGGCGTACGTCCGGGCGGTCACCGCGGCCGGGGGTCGGGCGGTGGTGCTGCCCCCGGACGACCGTGACGCGGACGTGCTGCGGGTGCTCGGCGGCCTGGTCCTGGCCGGCGGCGCGGACGTCGACCCGGCCCGGTACGGCCAGCTTCCGGCGCCCCGCACCGAGAGCCGCCCAGAGCGCGACGCGGGCGAGTTGGCCCTGCTCACCGCCGCCCTCGAAACGGACCTGCCGGTGCTCGGGGTCTGCCGGGGGATGCAGCTGCTCGCCGTGGCGGCCGGCGGGTCGCTGCACCAGCACCTGCCGGACCTGGTGGGACACGACCTGCACCGCCCCGCCCCCGGCGTCTACGGCGGGCACGGCGTGCGGTTCGCCCCGGGCAGCCTGGCCGCGACGGTGATGGCCGGGGTGGGGCGGGTCAACTCCTACCACCACCAGGCGGTGGCCGACCCGGGCCGGCTGACGGCGACGGGCTGGTCCGACGACGGGGTGGTCGAGGCGGTCGAGGATCCGCACCGGCCCTTCCTGCTCGGCGTGCAGTGGCACCCGGAGAACGAGCCCGACCCGCGACCGATCGCCGCACTGGTCGGGGCCGCCCGGGAAGGCCGGGCCGCTCTGGCGCGTCGCTGA